The genomic interval TGGTGGTTTGGTTATCTATGCAGCGAATGATTTGGAAGAAGCTATATCCTATCTGAAACAGGACCCCTATATTGTAAATGGCGCAAGAAACTGGGAAATTCATGAATGGGCGTTGGACACGAACCCTAACTTTCAATTGTAACGTGACTTATGGGATGATGCGTTAAATTATTTTAGGGCAGGGGAACAAGCGGGTTGGTTGACACTTTTGTACAAGGGTAATCATA from Lentibacillus cibarius carries:
- a CDS encoding YciI family protein, which gives rise to MKYYAVILTLQDEEKNRSFRPQHLAFLEQMRQENKVVMNGPFTDGAGGLVIYAANDLEEAISYLKQDPYIVNGARNWEIHEWALDTNPNFQL